The Calliphora vicina chromosome 3, idCalVici1.1, whole genome shotgun sequence genome contains a region encoding:
- the Mgat4a gene encoding alpha-1,3-mannosyl-glycoprotein 4-beta-N-acetylglucosaminyltransferase A, which translates to MKYTLKIHNNSKKYTQKKMFKIRQRSCLLLTLVIILLPCIIVLMIMGPELSTEQSLSQRLGECHMRLQYLESMYRTRQEDVALLSQYVAQLQNVTAATAVTSMPANIDKNNSTFYNTASASASAASSSLLDGLSAEARQILRNASQLHTSQQMHLTSSANVRLPTAYHFLPHLLDDPNSLKPALLRSHGRSDVSIVLGIPTVVREKQSYLLGTLHNLIENMNDEEQNETLIIVFIGETDLETVQVIAKKVETAFEPYLENGLIEIIAPAPSYYPNLDKLRITLNDSLERVKWRSKQNLDFAYLMAYAQSKGTFYVQLEDDILAKRHFITAMKKFAITKSALTKPDQPPWFLLDFCQLGFIGKMFKSAELPYLITFFQMFYNEKPVDWLLGYFIESKVCRTDQDQKHCNQERAKYWLHYRPSLFQHIGTSSSLKGKVQKLKDKQFGSKVPTFYAHPHNPPALVKSNIAAYKNYQLKRAYKGETYFWGLLPQPGDFVQFIFEKPTVLKHYLFRSGNSEHPSDRFYNTTIEVLPADTLSESSPVWSFYNSTTDGYLIVGNFDTMGVAEGTVDAKIGAIKEIRLHVHGDSENWALLSEIDLQVDAKR; encoded by the exons ATGAAATATACcttaaaaatacacaacaacagcaaaaaatatacacagaagaaaatgtttaaaatacgCCAACGTAGCTGTCTTTTATTAACGTTAGTCATTATATTGCTGCCATGTATTATTGTCCTAATGATAATGGGTCCAGAACTATCCACCGAACAATCGTTATCACAACGTTTGGGTGAATGCCATATGCGTCTTCAGTACTTGGAGTCAATGTACCGTACACGCCAGGAAGATGTGGCCTTGCTTTCACAATATGTTGCACAATTACAAAACGTTACGGCAGCGACAGCGGTGACCTCAATGCCAGCCAACATTGATAAGAACAACTCAACGTTTTACAATACAGCCTCTGCCTCTGCGTCAGCGGCATCTTCATCACTGTTGGATGGCCTGTCTGCTGAGGCTAGACAAATTTTACGCAATGCCTCACAATTGCATACATCACAGCAAATGCATTTGACCTCATCGGCCAATGTACGTCTACCCACAGCTTATCATTTCCTGCCACATCTCTTAGATGATCCCAATTCGTTGAAGCCCGCTTTGTTGAGATCACACGGTCGCTCTGATGTCAGCATTGTATTGGGCATACCAACGGTGGTGCGTGAAAAGCAGTCATATCTTTTGGGCACTCTACACAATCTCATCGAGAATATGAATGATGAGGAACAGAACGAAACATTGATAATTGTTTTTATAGGCGAAACTGATTTGGAGACGGTGCAGGTGATAGCGAAAAAAGTGGAGACTGCATTTGAGCCGTATCTCGAAAATGGTTTAATAGAGATAATAGCACCGGCACCATCCTACTATCCGAATTTGGATAAGTTGCGTATAACATTGAATGATTCGTTGGAGCGGGTGAAATGGAGAAGTAAACAGAATTTGGATTTTGCCTACTTAATGGCCTACGCCCAGTCCAAAG GCACCTTCTATGTCCAACTCGAAGATGATATCCTAGCCAAACGTCATTTTATAACGGCTATGAAAAAATTTGCCATTACCAAAAGTGCTTTGACAAAACCCGACCAGCCGCCATGGTTTCTACTGGACTTCTGTCAATTGGGTTTCATAGGTAAAATGTTCAAGTCCGCCGAACTCCCCTATCTCATAACATTTTTCCAAATGTTCTACAACGAAAAACCGGTCGACTGGCTGTTGGGCTACTTCATTGAATCCAAGGTCTGCCGCACCGATCAAGATCAAAAACACTGCAATCAAGAGCGCGCCAAATATTGGCTGCACTATCGTCCATCGCTGTTTCAACACATCGGCACTAGTTCGTCGCTTAAGGGCAAAGTTCAAAAGCTGAAAGATAAACAATTTGGTTCTAAAGTTCCCACCTTCTATGCTCATCCCCATAATCCACCAGCCCTAGTTAAATCGAATATAGCCGCTTATAAGAATTATCAACTGAAGAGAGCGTACAAGGGAGAAACCTATTTTTGGGGCCTATTGCCACAACCGGGAGATTTTGTACAGTTTATATTTGAAAAGCCCACTGTACTTAAGCATTATCTATTTCGCAGTGGCAATTCAGAACATCCCTCGGATCGTTTCTACAACACCACTATTGAGGTATTACCCGCCGACACTTTGAGTGAAAGTTCACCGGTGTGGAGTTTTTACAATTCCACCACCGATGGTTATCTGATAGTGGGTAATTTCGATACCATGGGTGTGGCAGAGGGTACAGTAGATGCGAAAATCGGTGCTATTAAGGAGATACGTTTGCATGTGCATGGTGATAGTGAAAATTGGGCATTATTAAGTGAAATTGATTTACAGGTTGACGCAAAAAGATGA